One Formosa agariphila KMM 3901 genomic window, ATTAAAACTATATTTCGAAGTTCTCAACGTAAGTTCTTCCGTTGGCACTTATAATAACTTTGTAATTTCCTACTTGTTTTTCTGATAAGCTGTAAACACGCTCGATGTTTGTTTCTTCAGAAATTGTTTCAGAATGAATTAAATTGTCTTCAGATTTGTTAGTTGTAGAGTAGTAAATACTTACTTTAACATCACTTTGATCTAAATTTAATTTTGTTAAATAAACGATGTTGCTTTTAAGGTTTACAACTGGTTTAAATATACTTTTTTCGTTTTTTTCGTTGAAAGTAACTTGTCCTTCAGATACTTTAAAAGGCATGATTTTAATTTCGTAACCTTTTTCGTGTTCGAAAGAATACTCACCATCAGGTAAAGCAGTTAAGTCGAATTTATTATTGTAAACTCCTGTTGTTACAATAGTAGAGTTGTAAAGCATAAAGCCAGCTTTATCTTTAATTGATAAGTGTTGACCTTCTTTTACATTATTAAGTGTTAATGTTACTGCTGATTTTTTTCCGCCAATAAAATCAGGAATTCCTGCGTTTGCGTAAGTAGCTATTCCAGATACCATTGCTAACATATAAATACTAAGGGCTAAAACTTTTTTCATAATATATAAAATTTGTAAATTAATTACATGGCAAAGATACAGGAGTAGTAGAGTGTAGAAAACATCGATATTGGCTACTTTGTATGCTATATTAACTGTAAAATAATTGTTAAGCTTATCGAGAGATAAAATAGTATATTTTAGGGTTAATTCTACATATGCTATCCCATATACATTTCGTATTTTTGTGCTTTATAAAGTGAAAGGTAGATGAAGTTAAAACCAACATACGAAAAAGTAACGCCAAGTTTTGGAAGCTCGTTGGTAGTTAGGAAACATACGCAGGAAGCGCATAAGAGTAAGGCCTTCTGGCATTTTCACCCTGAATTAGAGTTGGTGTATGTTAATAAAGGACAAGGGAAACGGCATATAGGAAATCATTTATCATACTTTAATAATAGTCAGCTTATATTAATAGGTTCTAATTTACCCCATAATGGTTTTGCCGATCGCCTTACGGCACGTGGATCTGAAACTATTGTACAGTTTTTACCAAATTTTTTAGGAGAGTCGTTTTTAAAGCTCCCAGAAACCGAACGTATTAATATGCTTTTCGAGCGCGCTAAAAAAGGAGTGCTCTTTAAACCGGAAACAAAATTAATTGTTGGACCTAAAATTGAATCTTTAAATGAGCTTCAAGGGTTTAGTCGTGTTTTAAAGTTATTAGAGATTTTAAACGACTTAGCGTTGTCTGAACATTACAGTTTATTAAATGTAGATGGTGTTGCTTTCGAAACCGAACCTCAAGATAGTGCCAAGGTCGATGTTATCTTTAGGTATATAAATAACCACTTCCAACAGCATATAAGTTTAGAAGAAATAGCAGACCAAGCGAATATGACTGTTCCTGCATTTTGCCGATTCTTTAAAAAGGCAACAGGTAAAACATTTACAAAACTTGTAAATGAATATCGTGTGGTGCATGCTACAAAACTTCTACAAGAGAGTGAAATGAGTATTACAGATATTTGTTTTGAATGTGGATTTAATAACTTTTCGCACTTTAATAAATTCTTTAATGAAATTACAGGAACTACAGCTTCTAAGTATAGAAGCGAAATGACTCGCATTATTCAATAGTACACCGTTATAATGTGCGAAATAAACGTAGAGAATTATTTTTCTCCATTCCATTCAGCATAAAACTGATCTAGAAATGCAATCATAAAATCGTGGCGTTGAGTTGCGATGTGTTTCCCTGTTTCCGTATTCATCTTGTCTTTTAAAAGT contains:
- a CDS encoding helix-turn-helix transcriptional regulator, whose protein sequence is MKLKPTYEKVTPSFGSSLVVRKHTQEAHKSKAFWHFHPELELVYVNKGQGKRHIGNHLSYFNNSQLILIGSNLPHNGFADRLTARGSETIVQFLPNFLGESFLKLPETERINMLFERAKKGVLFKPETKLIVGPKIESLNELQGFSRVLKLLEILNDLALSEHYSLLNVDGVAFETEPQDSAKVDVIFRYINNHFQQHISLEEIADQANMTVPAFCRFFKKATGKTFTKLVNEYRVVHATKLLQESEMSITDICFECGFNNFSHFNKFFNEITGTTASKYRSEMTRIIQ